The Streptomyces sp. NBC_00344 genome includes a window with the following:
- a CDS encoding epimerase, which translates to MKVILFGASGMVGQGVLRECLLDPRVESVLVVVRKSLGVRHPKLAEVIHRDFLDFSMLSREFAGADACFFCLGISSVGRGEEEYTRVTRGYTLAAARALPADPALTFVYVSGEGTDSTGRGRSMWARVKGRTENELLAMDFHAYMFRPGYIQAMHGATSKTPLYRWLYRVGSWLYPVLRRVIPGHVTTTENVGRAMLEVTGWQGSGEHVLDSARINLAAWASGTEGGSTS; encoded by the coding sequence ATGAAGGTGATTCTCTTCGGTGCATCCGGAATGGTCGGTCAGGGTGTGCTGCGCGAGTGTCTGCTCGACCCGCGGGTGGAGAGTGTCCTTGTGGTCGTACGGAAATCGCTCGGTGTGCGGCACCCGAAACTCGCCGAGGTGATCCACCGGGACTTCCTTGATTTCTCCATGCTGTCGCGGGAGTTCGCGGGCGCCGACGCCTGCTTCTTCTGCCTGGGCATCTCGTCGGTCGGCCGGGGGGAGGAGGAGTACACGCGGGTGACCCGCGGCTACACCCTCGCCGCGGCCCGGGCGCTCCCCGCGGACCCGGCGCTGACCTTCGTGTATGTCTCGGGTGAAGGCACCGACAGCACCGGGCGCGGCCGCTCGATGTGGGCGCGGGTGAAGGGCCGTACCGAGAACGAACTCCTGGCGATGGACTTCCACGCTTACATGTTCCGGCCCGGTTATATCCAGGCGATGCACGGAGCGACCTCGAAGACCCCGCTCTACCGGTGGTTGTACCGGGTGGGTTCCTGGCTGTATCCGGTTCTGCGGCGGGTGATTCCCGGTCACGTGACCACGACCGAGAATGTGGGGCGCGCGATGCTCGAGGTCACCGGATGGCAGGGAAGCGGCGAACACGTGCTGGACAGTGCGCGGATCAATCTGGCCGCGTGGGCCTCGGGGACCGAGGGCGGCAGTACGAGCTGA
- a CDS encoding ArsR/SmtB family transcription factor — protein MTPRTGKHLEDTAETQAQVAMLKALAHPVRLGMMRELAVRPDTCACDFTELFAVSQPTISQHLKVLREADLVTTLRRGTQICYSARPEAVASLGRLFTGLAPVRQDGAG, from the coding sequence ATGACCCCCCGGACCGGAAAGCACCTCGAGGACACCGCCGAGACCCAGGCGCAGGTGGCGATGCTGAAGGCGCTCGCCCACCCCGTGCGCCTGGGCATGATGCGCGAACTGGCCGTCCGGCCGGACACCTGCGCATGCGATTTCACCGAGCTCTTCGCGGTGAGCCAGCCGACCATCAGCCAGCACCTCAAGGTGCTGCGCGAGGCCGACCTGGTCACCACGCTCCGCCGGGGCACCCAGATCTGCTACTCGGCCCGGCCCGAGGCCGTCGCCTCGCTCGGCCGGCTGTTCACCGGGCTCGCCCCGGTACGCCAGGACGGCGCGGGCTGA
- a CDS encoding VOC family protein, whose amino-acid sequence MRVIGFDHLVLNVADVERSLAFYCGPLGLEPVRVDDWRSGKAPFPSVRVSPATIIDIVRGARGSGTPRGANVDHLCLVVEPLDWQQVIDSGELTVVDGPGRRFGAQGTAQSVYVQDPDGNTIELRWYPQNA is encoded by the coding sequence ATGCGCGTGATCGGATTCGACCACCTCGTTCTCAATGTCGCCGATGTGGAACGGTCTCTTGCCTTCTATTGCGGGCCGCTCGGCCTCGAACCGGTCCGTGTCGACGACTGGCGGTCCGGCAAGGCGCCCTTCCCCTCGGTGCGGGTGAGTCCCGCCACCATCATCGACATCGTGCGGGGCGCGCGGGGATCCGGTACGCCGCGGGGCGCGAACGTCGACCACCTGTGCCTGGTCGTCGAACCGCTCGACTGGCAACAGGTCATCGATTCCGGCGAGCTGACCGTGGTGGACGGCCCCGGCAGGCGCTTCGGCGCCCAGGGCACCGCCCAGTCGGTGTACGTCCAGGACCCGGACGGCAACACCATCGAGCTCCGCTGGTATCCGCAGAACGCCTGA